The following are from one region of the Halobacteriovorax vibrionivorans genome:
- a CDS encoding protein-glutamine glutaminase family protein — translation MTKNIILLVLSIFSIYSHATSVVFSDDLSFDNCKAPSKVPVVVCENGGKRAIVQINSRGHLLGLVTEGGTSKTFAVKQIVENGVPTYYNSLSDKINEERATSEFTTPITKLQEIAERKKSIEQAIEIAKKEDSNILEDLEDFDSDLDDSLNKLKSVVAQASNLLWVNTKKDGNIHCEMSTKCPIKKCGDNHFFIFDPSRNIFMPINYTRDSRGNAKFTKSDSQITIARTMNGAVLELNDDYKTSRLTAARKAPQNLQSNPTAYFSFQDARFSDYLKTIIPHCSENIKDDIISLGVQTNNERANLDFVHLVEVVNGTINSQYINKKFLPKNSCRDGDSYYTAESYKESQEFVPRSSGVISWKKAGELFDKAKKMKELTWRYTADGCYARAELMVNMMEEEGVIADKAWTSGYLKSKSSPHPWSYHVAPVVYVNNGRGHVQKMIIDPAVANGPVEPDEWLRLMGVNEKNLDQVGFPPSLDAVSVGRNTFTISDRSTFHPQDKTRLTKEQRVTAARALLADLGNRLQ, via the coding sequence ATGACTAAAAATATTATCCTATTGGTTTTGTCAATTTTTTCTATTTATTCACATGCAACATCAGTTGTCTTCTCTGATGATCTCAGCTTTGATAATTGTAAAGCTCCTTCAAAGGTACCCGTTGTCGTTTGTGAAAACGGTGGAAAAAGAGCGATTGTTCAAATCAATAGCAGGGGACATCTTTTAGGTCTTGTTACTGAAGGTGGGACTTCAAAAACATTTGCTGTTAAGCAGATCGTTGAAAATGGTGTTCCGACATACTACAACAGTTTAAGTGATAAGATTAATGAGGAGAGAGCAACCTCAGAATTCACAACACCTATTACAAAGTTACAAGAAATTGCAGAAAGAAAAAAATCAATCGAACAAGCAATAGAAATTGCTAAAAAAGAAGATAGTAATATTTTAGAAGACCTTGAAGATTTTGATAGTGACTTAGATGATAGCTTAAATAAGTTAAAATCAGTTGTTGCTCAGGCTTCAAACTTATTATGGGTTAACACTAAAAAAGATGGAAATATTCATTGTGAGATGAGTACAAAGTGTCCCATTAAAAAGTGTGGAGACAATCATTTCTTTATTTTTGATCCTTCTCGAAATATCTTCATGCCAATTAACTACACTCGTGACTCACGAGGTAATGCAAAGTTTACCAAGAGTGATTCTCAAATAACTATAGCAAGAACAATGAATGGTGCAGTTCTAGAATTAAATGACGATTATAAAACATCTCGTTTAACAGCTGCAAGAAAGGCACCTCAAAATTTACAAAGTAATCCTACAGCCTATTTTAGTTTTCAAGATGCCCGCTTTAGTGATTATCTTAAGACAATCATTCCGCATTGTTCTGAGAACATTAAAGACGATATTATTAGCCTTGGTGTACAAACTAATAATGAAAGAGCAAACTTAGACTTTGTTCATCTTGTTGAAGTTGTTAACGGCACTATCAATAGTCAGTATATTAATAAGAAATTCCTTCCAAAAAATAGCTGTCGTGATGGTGATTCATATTATACGGCAGAAAGTTATAAAGAGTCGCAAGAATTTGTTCCTCGATCAAGTGGTGTTATCTCTTGGAAAAAAGCAGGAGAGCTCTTTGATAAAGCAAAGAAAATGAAAGAGTTAACTTGGCGTTATACAGCAGATGGTTGTTATGCCAGAGCTGAACTTATGGTTAATATGATGGAAGAAGAAGGAGTCATTGCTGATAAGGCATGGACCTCTGGATATTTGAAATCAAAATCTTCACCTCATCCATGGTCTTACCATGTTGCTCCAGTAGTATATGTTAATAATGGGCGAGGCCATGTACAAAAAATGATTATTGATCCTGCCGTAGCAAATGGTCCAGTTGAGCCAGATGAGTGGTTAAGGCTTATGGGTGTAAATGAAAAGAACCTCGATCAAGTTGGCTTCCCACCAAGTTTAGATGCTGTCTCAGTTGGTCGAAATACATTTACGATTTCTGATCGAAGTACATTTCATCCTCAGGACAAGACAAG